One part of the Oligoflexus sp. genome encodes these proteins:
- the aroA gene encoding 3-phosphoshikimate 1-carboxyvinyltransferase, whose product MTKSNVTPKRTVQASPSAFPNDATVLCGRDKSLTHRAVMFAALARGETIIREPLLGADCLSTMSCFRALGVQIEALDSRSIRVRSEGFSAFKNPSVDLDCGNSGTTARLISGILAAQPGLKVRLTGDASLSSRPMRRVVDPLRRMGAMIEGPEKGNFLPLTIQGQKLHAAAHEVDKATAQVKSAVLLAGLFCEGETSVRLPAGSRDHTERMLQRMGAKLVTEIKDGWELVRVTGPFAPPPGRYMIPVDPSSAAFFCVLGLLRKGGTLRLPEVLDNPTRTGFLKVLQRMSPALTLTPDNDQRFVEPVMQITLQGGSVLRPTDIEAAEVPTLVDEIPVLAVAAAFADGPSTFHGLEELRVKESDRLSKTAELLRLAGAEVSVQGDSLKIGGRLREVQPFTYDSVGDHRLAMAAAIMARRSKKPCCILDSECVGVSFPDFYEMLDSIV is encoded by the coding sequence ATGACGAAGTCCAACGTCACCCCCAAGCGCACCGTACAAGCCTCGCCTTCAGCTTTTCCCAACGACGCGACCGTTCTTTGCGGTCGCGATAAATCCTTGACCCATCGCGCGGTGATGTTCGCAGCCCTGGCTCGCGGCGAAACCATCATCCGTGAACCATTGCTCGGCGCGGATTGTCTGTCAACCATGAGTTGTTTCCGGGCCCTTGGTGTTCAGATCGAAGCCCTCGATTCGCGTAGCATTCGGGTCCGTTCGGAAGGTTTTTCCGCCTTCAAGAATCCTTCGGTCGATCTGGACTGCGGCAACAGCGGAACCACGGCCCGACTGATTTCTGGGATTTTAGCGGCGCAGCCCGGACTGAAAGTTCGTCTGACCGGTGACGCCAGCCTTTCCAGTCGACCCATGCGCCGCGTGGTGGACCCCTTGCGCCGTATGGGAGCCATGATCGAAGGTCCTGAAAAGGGCAATTTTCTGCCGCTCACCATTCAAGGACAAAAACTTCACGCCGCCGCGCATGAAGTCGACAAGGCTACGGCCCAGGTGAAATCAGCCGTGCTCCTGGCCGGCCTTTTCTGTGAGGGCGAAACATCCGTGCGCCTGCCCGCAGGTTCCCGCGATCATACCGAACGCATGCTGCAGAGGATGGGCGCGAAACTTGTGACCGAAATCAAGGACGGTTGGGAATTGGTCCGTGTCACAGGTCCTTTCGCTCCACCGCCCGGACGCTATATGATTCCCGTCGATCCATCGTCGGCCGCATTTTTTTGCGTGCTCGGACTTCTGCGCAAAGGAGGAACGCTCCGTTTGCCGGAAGTTTTGGACAATCCCACGCGGACCGGCTTTCTGAAAGTGCTGCAGCGGATGAGTCCGGCGCTGACTCTGACGCCTGATAACGATCAGCGCTTTGTGGAACCTGTCATGCAGATCACGCTGCAGGGTGGCAGCGTCCTCCGTCCGACCGATATTGAAGCGGCCGAAGTTCCCACCCTGGTCGATGAGATTCCCGTCCTCGCCGTGGCCGCAGCTTTTGCGGATGGTCCCTCGACTTTCCATGGTCTGGAAGAGCTGCGCGTCAAAGAAAGCGACCGACTCAGCAAGACGGCCGAGCTTCTGCGACTCGCCGGGGCCGAGGTTTCCGTCCAGGGTGACTCGCTTAAAATCGGCGGGCGCCTCCGTGAGGTTCAGCCTTTCACCTATGATTCAGTCGGTGATCACAGACTGGCCATGGCTGCGGCAATCATGGCTCGACGCAGCAAAAAGCCCTGTTGTATTTTGGATTCGGAATGTGTAGGTGTTAGCTTTCCTGACTTTTATGAGATGCTGGACAGTATCGTTTGA
- the cmk gene encoding (d)CMP kinase: protein MTSSAPSSRTCKIVAVDGPAGSGKSSVCSEVCRQLGWTYVNTGFLYRSIALIARQRNQGLEDNEALRGIINEFCEALQWDPTTQAVGFHGQNLTPQLYTDQAGKDASSIAKNPLVRELLLPLQRRLTLQSPVGAIVDGRDIGTVVFPDADLKIFMTASLEVRALRRMGQLQEGQKPDPAELEAIKTSILQRDQQDAKRGTAPLIQAPDAIVFDTSDLDIKGSIAAMIQLIRNHIPS, encoded by the coding sequence ATGACGTCGTCCGCCCCTTCATCCCGAACTTGTAAAATCGTAGCTGTCGATGGTCCTGCAGGATCGGGCAAGAGCAGCGTCTGTTCGGAAGTCTGCCGGCAACTCGGCTGGACCTACGTCAACACCGGTTTTCTTTATCGCTCGATCGCTCTGATTGCGCGGCAAAGAAATCAAGGCCTCGAAGACAATGAAGCCCTGCGTGGGATCATCAATGAGTTCTGTGAAGCCCTCCAATGGGATCCGACGACCCAGGCCGTGGGCTTTCATGGTCAGAATTTAACACCTCAGCTTTATACCGACCAGGCCGGCAAGGACGCCAGTTCGATTGCCAAGAACCCTTTGGTCCGTGAACTCCTTCTGCCGCTGCAAAGACGCCTGACGCTGCAATCGCCGGTTGGTGCTATCGTGGATGGCCGTGACATTGGAACGGTGGTCTTTCCCGATGCGGATCTGAAGATCTTCATGACCGCGTCCCTGGAAGTGCGCGCCTTGCGCCGCATGGGCCAGCTGCAGGAAGGGCAAAAACCTGATCCCGCGGAATTGGAAGCGATCAAGACCAGCATCCTGCAGCGCGATCAGCAGGACGCCAAACGCGGAACAGCGCCTTTGATTCAGGCGCCGGACGCCATCGTTTTTGATACGAGCGATCTGGATATCAAAGGGTCGATCGCGGCCATGATCCAGCTGATTCGGAACCACATTCCTTCATAA
- a CDS encoding HD domain-containing protein: MSLNLVRRIRDNLHGSIDITELEDAVIAHPFFQRLRRVKQLAFLHYVFPGATHSRFEHSLGVLHLGSLAWDKLKTNQARLRNSLARYQDFPGSEPRGEGSHGRLAPTFGLMDAVFSSDYVLQCFRLAALLHDVGHPPFSHSGEHFMPTWTEVLQANPDLPDYLQKYLRDRISELQAKGQDPEKARVRHEIYSILLIERMFRDIYRGTVSRLPKFDVRDVIAIINPAIPPSENSPLLKVGAYPLVRELISGELDIDRMDYLLRDSRECGVVYGVFDVDRILDSLCVYYDDNDQQLHVAIMLSGLAAFEDYLRARYSMYLQLYFHKSSVAAEAMMRHLTDILQGWRLPARVESYAAIDEYNIGQALYEAARVLRSPAERDGVIILVADLLYNRRLWKRVYEISGPAQTLSMQTVAEVQKILTRHGIRHQLISSGNSLTRFQPRGPDSRSRNYLRLIRKDERQLPRIAPIEDHSSLIASNDSVAIHRIYAVPSGGHGITDIKALITDELKL; this comes from the coding sequence ATGAGTCTCAATCTCGTTCGTCGAATCCGTGACAATCTTCATGGCAGCATTGATATTACGGAACTCGAAGATGCCGTGATCGCCCACCCCTTCTTCCAAAGGCTGCGCCGGGTCAAGCAGCTGGCCTTTCTGCACTATGTTTTCCCGGGTGCGACGCATTCCCGCTTTGAACATTCCCTGGGTGTTTTGCACCTGGGATCCCTGGCCTGGGATAAATTAAAAACCAACCAGGCGCGCCTGCGGAATTCACTGGCCCGCTATCAGGATTTTCCCGGTTCCGAGCCGCGCGGTGAAGGCAGCCATGGGCGGCTCGCACCGACCTTTGGCCTGATGGATGCCGTTTTTTCTTCAGACTATGTGCTGCAGTGTTTCCGTCTCGCCGCCCTGCTTCATGATGTCGGTCATCCTCCCTTTTCCCATAGCGGCGAACATTTCATGCCGACCTGGACCGAGGTGCTGCAGGCCAACCCCGATCTGCCGGATTACCTGCAGAAATATCTGAGGGACCGCATCAGCGAACTGCAGGCCAAGGGCCAGGACCCTGAAAAGGCGCGGGTGCGGCATGAGATTTATTCCATACTCCTTATTGAGCGCATGTTTCGTGATATCTATCGCGGGACCGTCAGCCGTCTGCCGAAATTCGATGTGCGCGATGTGATCGCCATCATCAATCCGGCCATCCCTCCTTCCGAGAATTCTCCGCTTCTGAAGGTGGGCGCCTACCCCTTGGTCCGTGAACTCATCTCGGGCGAACTCGATATTGATCGCATGGATTATCTGCTGCGCGACAGCCGGGAGTGCGGCGTCGTCTATGGCGTTTTCGATGTCGATCGCATCCTTGATTCGCTCTGTGTTTATTATGATGATAATGATCAGCAGCTGCACGTCGCGATCATGCTCTCGGGCCTTGCGGCTTTTGAGGATTATCTGCGGGCGCGCTATTCGATGTATCTGCAGCTTTACTTCCATAAATCATCGGTCGCCGCCGAGGCCATGATGCGGCACCTTACCGATATCCTGCAGGGCTGGCGTTTGCCGGCGCGGGTGGAAAGCTATGCGGCTATTGATGAATACAATATCGGCCAGGCGCTGTATGAGGCGGCGCGCGTTCTGCGTTCCCCAGCGGAGCGGGATGGAGTGATTATCCTGGTCGCGGATCTTTTGTATAACCGGCGGCTTTGGAAGCGGGTCTATGAGATCTCGGGTCCGGCGCAAACGCTGTCGATGCAGACGGTCGCGGAAGTTCAAAAGATCCTGACCCGTCATGGCATTCGCCATCAGCTCATCTCATCGGGGAATTCCCTGACCCGCTTTCAACCGCGCGGCCCGGACTCACGGAGCCGGAATTATCTGCGTTTGATTCGCAAGGATGAACGGCAGCTGCCGCGCATCGCCCCGATCGAGGATCATTCTTCTTTGATAGCCAGCAATGATTCGGTGGCCATTCACCGCATCTACGCAGTGCCTTCCGGAGGGCATGGCATCACCGACATCAAGGCTCTGATTACCGACGAGCTGAAGCTCTGA
- a CDS encoding quinone-dependent dihydroorotate dehydrogenase, whose product MESRLALSTSSPTALLARWGTALLRLLPAEAAHDVGMWMLERDLIDFLPLPSLSPLLDGMDAQVPGVGDLAHPIGLAAGFDKNARAPKGFSRMGLSFLELGTITPRPQSGNPKPRLFRLEDQDGLINRMGFNSHGAERVRSRLEKLAWNHDPVPLGINLGKNKETSEDAAIEDYSHGLEVFAPYARYFVINVSSPNTEGLRGLANEHFLKELAFRHKKDLGKIWVKLDPDMPRKTFQSLVEALAEAGFQGLVLTNTHRVERPEKGGMSGHPIALQANACLEWAYEVTRGSLPLIASGGILSGQDVYQRIARGASAVQIYTSLVYRGPLAVFMMLQELRNEMDLRGVKFLSDVKGSYYHESQSRSSNP is encoded by the coding sequence ATGGAATCTCGATTGGCCCTTAGCACAAGCAGTCCCACGGCCCTTCTCGCCCGTTGGGGCACAGCGCTTTTACGCCTTCTGCCAGCGGAAGCTGCGCATGACGTCGGCATGTGGATGCTTGAGCGTGACCTCATTGATTTTTTGCCGCTGCCAAGTTTGTCGCCGCTTCTGGATGGAATGGATGCTCAGGTGCCAGGTGTCGGAGATTTGGCGCACCCCATTGGTCTCGCCGCTGGTTTCGATAAAAATGCTCGCGCGCCCAAGGGTTTTTCCCGCATGGGCCTGTCGTTTTTGGAACTGGGCACCATCACGCCGAGGCCGCAAAGCGGCAATCCCAAACCACGGCTTTTTCGATTGGAAGATCAGGACGGTCTGATCAATCGCATGGGTTTTAATAGTCATGGAGCCGAGCGCGTGAGGAGTCGGCTTGAGAAGCTGGCCTGGAACCACGACCCCGTTCCCCTTGGGATCAATCTAGGCAAAAATAAAGAGACGAGCGAAGACGCCGCGATCGAGGATTACTCGCATGGCCTTGAGGTTTTCGCCCCTTATGCCCGGTATTTCGTGATCAACGTATCATCACCCAATACGGAAGGTCTGCGTGGTCTCGCCAACGAACACTTTCTGAAGGAACTGGCCTTCCGCCATAAAAAAGATCTGGGAAAAATCTGGGTGAAGCTGGATCCCGACATGCCCAGGAAAACCTTTCAGTCCCTGGTGGAGGCTCTGGCGGAAGCGGGTTTTCAAGGCCTTGTCCTGACCAATACGCACAGGGTCGAGCGGCCGGAAAAAGGCGGGATGAGTGGCCATCCGATTGCATTGCAGGCCAATGCCTGTTTGGAATGGGCATATGAAGTGACCCGTGGGTCCTTGCCCTTGATCGCCTCTGGCGGTATTCTTTCAGGTCAGGACGTGTATCAAAGGATAGCCCGGGGAGCATCCGCGGTGCAGATCTATACAAGTCTTGTGTATCGCGGTCCCCTGGCTGTTTTCATGATGCTGCAGGAACTGCGGAATGAAATGGATCTGCGTGGCGTCAAATTTCTGTCGGATGTGAAGGGTAGCTATTACCATGAGTCTCAATCTCGTTCGTCGAATCCGTGA
- a CDS encoding zinc ribbon domain-containing protein, protein MPLYEFRCGECAKVSEFQLKMSDPSPTTCPVCGKGALTKIMSLPAFQLKGSGWYKDAYDGKSNKKPEASTPSSGESSSSSPAAAAPAAPAAPAAPTPSTPKSDT, encoded by the coding sequence ATGCCGCTTTATGAGTTTCGCTGTGGGGAATGCGCCAAGGTTTCGGAATTTCAACTGAAAATGTCCGATCCCTCACCCACGACCTGTCCGGTCTGCGGCAAAGGGGCTTTGACCAAAATCATGAGTTTGCCCGCCTTTCAATTGAAAGGGAGCGGCTGGTATAAGGATGCTTACGACGGCAAGTCGAACAAAAAGCCGGAAGCCTCCACCCCGTCGAGTGGCGAAAGTAGTTCGAGCAGTCCGGCAGCGGCGGCACCAGCAGCACCGGCAGCACCGGCGGCACCGACGCCGAGCACACCGAAATCAGATACCTGA
- a CDS encoding HU family DNA-binding protein, which produces MVKSELIESLAERADITLAKAEEVVDLFFNSITETLAQGDRVEIRGFGAFTVRDYKSYKGRNPKTGEQITVPPKRLPFWKTGQELKQRVDSAFMDKIKRGEA; this is translated from the coding sequence ATGGTAAAGTCTGAACTGATCGAGAGTCTGGCCGAACGTGCTGACATAACGCTCGCCAAGGCTGAAGAAGTGGTCGATCTGTTTTTCAACAGCATAACCGAAACCCTCGCACAGGGTGATCGAGTTGAAATCCGCGGCTTTGGTGCGTTTACGGTTCGCGACTACAAATCCTACAAGGGTCGTAACCCGAAGACTGGCGAACAGATCACGGTTCCACCGAAACGTCTGCCGTTCTGGAAGACGGGTCAGGAACTGAAACAACGTGTGGACTCCGCCTTCATGGACAAGATCAAACGAGGCGAAGCCTGA